One Estrella lausannensis DNA window includes the following coding sequences:
- a CDS encoding DegT/DnrJ/EryC1/StrS family aminotransferase, with translation MEFIDIKTPYRLHKQEIDQAIHKVLDKGAFIMGEEVAELEKQLAAYVGAKHCIGVSSGTCSLMIALMALGVGPGDEVITVPFTWISTAEVIPLVGAKPVFVDIESDSYNIDPEKLKRAITKKTKAIITVNLFGQMADYSRINPIAEEHGIPIIEDAAQSFGAKNNQTMSCSATLIGSTSFFPAKPFGCYGDGGALFTSDDQLAAKMRAIRTHGGEVRHHHPYLGLNGRLDTMQAAILLAKFPHFQKEVEARQQLGERYNRLLEEFVSTPRIMPGNTHVFAQYTFRVSAREEVAKALKERGVPTAIYYPKCLHEQPVFSSLGYGKGSFPVSEKAAQEVLSIPMHPYLTEKDQLLITTAVKEAVSPFMSLR, from the coding sequence ATGGAATTCATCGATATCAAAACCCCCTATCGCCTCCACAAACAAGAAATAGACCAGGCTATTCACAAAGTGCTGGACAAAGGCGCTTTCATTATGGGCGAAGAAGTTGCCGAATTAGAAAAGCAGCTTGCCGCCTATGTAGGGGCAAAACACTGCATCGGCGTATCCAGCGGCACATGCAGTTTGATGATTGCCCTCATGGCTCTCGGAGTCGGTCCGGGAGACGAGGTGATCACGGTGCCATTCACCTGGATTTCGACAGCGGAGGTGATTCCCCTTGTCGGCGCCAAACCTGTATTTGTCGATATCGAAAGCGACAGCTACAATATCGATCCTGAAAAGCTGAAAAGAGCTATCACGAAAAAGACCAAAGCCATCATCACAGTTAACCTCTTTGGCCAGATGGCCGACTACAGCCGCATCAATCCGATCGCCGAAGAACACGGCATCCCCATTATTGAAGATGCAGCCCAGAGCTTCGGAGCTAAGAATAATCAAACGATGTCCTGCTCGGCAACCCTGATCGGCTCAACGAGCTTTTTCCCGGCAAAACCCTTCGGCTGCTATGGCGATGGCGGCGCCCTGTTTACTTCGGACGACCAACTCGCGGCTAAAATGCGCGCGATCAGAACACACGGAGGGGAGGTGCGGCACCACCATCCTTATCTTGGCTTGAATGGGCGTCTCGACACCATGCAGGCAGCTATCCTCCTTGCCAAATTTCCGCATTTTCAAAAGGAAGTCGAGGCAAGGCAACAGCTTGGCGAGAGGTATAACCGGCTTCTGGAAGAATTTGTTAGCACCCCGCGCATCATGCCTGGAAACACCCACGTCTTCGCTCAGTACACTTTCAGGGTATCGGCAAGAGAAGAAGTTGCCAAAGCGCTCAAGGAAAGAGGAGTTCCGACAGCCATCTACTATCCCAAATGCCTTCATGAACAGCCGGTGTTCTCCTCCCTTGGCTATGGTAAAGGCTCATTCCCCGTCTCTGAAAAAGCGGCTCAGGAAGTACTTAGCATACCAATGCATCCCTATCTCACAGAAAAAGACCAGCTCTTGATCACAACAGCCGTTAAAGAAGCAGTCTCCCCCTTCATGTCCTTACGCTAA
- a CDS encoding glycosyltransferase family 2 protein: MNVRGKTGSVAVIIVTHNSERFIYKAWESLEKQTKKADKIVIVDSGSKDKQYLAPFGQKENGRLILAGDDIGFCKGNNIGYQALAPEYDYILLLNPDAFLFPDFIEKAVSFMEEESNKKCGAVSGTLLGYDIDQDKPTGRYDSTGIFRSLWGSYGDRGQGKRVGESSLNGVEEVPAICGALMFLRAEALAGLGQKREIFDESFFMYKEDIDLSFRLRRKGWSILFNPKLSAYHCRGWNPDRSKMPRQFRLCSAVNEMRINWRMRSPLGVAYSSCKYLFVKMLDL; the protein is encoded by the coding sequence ATGAACGTGCGTGGCAAAACCGGTTCTGTCGCGGTCATCATCGTGACCCATAACAGCGAGCGGTTCATCTATAAAGCATGGGAGAGTCTGGAAAAACAGACGAAAAAAGCAGACAAGATCGTCATTGTCGACAGTGGCTCGAAAGACAAGCAGTACCTCGCACCTTTCGGACAAAAGGAGAATGGGCGGCTTATCCTCGCGGGGGATGATATCGGGTTTTGCAAGGGAAACAACATCGGCTACCAAGCCCTCGCACCTGAGTATGACTATATCCTCCTTTTAAACCCCGATGCTTTTCTTTTTCCGGATTTTATTGAGAAGGCTGTCTCTTTCATGGAAGAGGAGAGCAATAAAAAATGCGGGGCTGTAAGCGGGACGCTGCTCGGCTACGATATTGATCAAGACAAGCCGACAGGTAGGTATGATTCTACGGGCATTTTCCGCTCGTTGTGGGGTAGCTACGGGGATCGGGGGCAGGGCAAAAGAGTGGGTGAGAGCTCCTTGAATGGAGTGGAGGAAGTGCCTGCCATCTGCGGCGCGTTGATGTTCCTAAGGGCTGAAGCCCTTGCCGGATTAGGACAGAAGCGTGAGATATTTGACGAATCGTTTTTCATGTATAAAGAGGACATCGATTTAAGTTTTCGTCTGCGAAGGAAGGGCTGGTCGATTCTCTTTAACCCGAAGCTTTCGGCCTATCATTGCCGCGGGTGGAATCCCGACCGCAGCAAAATGCCCAGACAATTCCGGCTCTGTTCGGCCGTGAACGAGATGAGGATCAACTGGCGGATGCGCTCCCCTCTCGGAGTTGCCTATTCCTCATGCAAATATTTATTCGTTAAAATGCTGGATCTGTGA
- a CDS encoding NAD(P)H-dependent glycerol-3-phosphate dehydrogenase produces MKVAYLGTGAWGFCLASLIAAKGHTVISWTTKKELADRLELTREHESLPGHRSEGDMRFTVDLEEALEGADIIVESVTSGGVRPVFEKVRTLGMPNCPVIITSKGIEQKTGLILPEVVVEVLGDKARDLIGVMSGPSFAHDVIRKLPTSVVGTGYSPNAIKAVLDLFTTQNFRVYPNSDIVGVCYGGALKNIVAIACGISEGLALGMSSSAALMTRGLHEIRKLSQAYGAKQETLYGLSGMGDLCLTSSSLLSRNFRFGHMLAQGLSGKEAKEKIGMVVEGAYSCVSALELSKKAEVAMPITEMVSKIIYEDLDPKAAAMELMQRTIKEEHL; encoded by the coding sequence ATGAAGGTTGCATATCTCGGAACAGGCGCCTGGGGGTTTTGCCTGGCTTCATTAATTGCCGCTAAAGGGCACACGGTCATCTCTTGGACCACCAAGAAGGAGCTGGCCGACAGGCTTGAGCTGACAAGAGAGCATGAGTCTTTGCCGGGACACAGATCTGAGGGCGATATGCGCTTTACAGTCGATTTGGAAGAGGCGCTCGAAGGAGCTGACATTATCGTTGAATCGGTTACCTCAGGAGGAGTGCGTCCTGTGTTTGAAAAGGTACGCACCCTTGGGATGCCAAACTGCCCGGTGATCATCACCTCCAAAGGGATTGAGCAGAAGACGGGTTTGATATTGCCTGAAGTGGTGGTGGAAGTGCTGGGCGACAAAGCCCGGGATCTCATCGGGGTCATGAGCGGACCTTCCTTTGCCCACGACGTGATCCGCAAGCTTCCCACTTCAGTTGTGGGCACAGGATACAGCCCTAACGCGATCAAAGCCGTTTTGGATCTTTTTACTACGCAGAATTTTCGCGTCTATCCCAATAGCGATATCGTAGGGGTGTGCTATGGCGGAGCTCTGAAGAATATCGTGGCGATAGCTTGCGGCATATCGGAAGGTTTAGCCTTAGGTATGAGCTCAAGCGCTGCCCTGATGACAAGAGGGCTGCACGAAATCAGAAAGTTATCCCAAGCCTATGGGGCAAAGCAGGAGACTCTTTATGGTCTTTCAGGGATGGGAGATCTCTGTCTGACCTCATCCTCTTTGCTGAGCCGCAATTTTAGGTTCGGTCATATGCTGGCGCAAGGCCTTTCCGGAAAGGAGGCTAAAGAGAAAATCGGTATGGTTGTGGAAGGGGCATACTCTTGCGTGTCCGCGCTGGAGCTTAGCAAAAAGGCCGAAGTTGCCATGCCCATTACCGAAATGGTCTCTAAAATTATCTATGAAGACCTGGATCCGAAAGCGGCGGCGATGGAGCTGATGCAAAGAACGATCAAGGAAGAGCATCTATAA
- a CDS encoding glycosyltransferase gives MRILIISTFFPPQNSIASLRPYSFAKFWSERGHQVEVLTTEKINEPKPLDYPLDFATLIEAPLPVFFNRWKRNYHDGITAPSTPSRGLKSFLKKGIDYLRFQKGVMNACRMPDIADLWAIKAYPLVKRRETYDVVLSSCGPYATHLIAWRLKRAGAARFWVADYRDTWSDNYIYPGVFPFSKVEQVLERKMLLDADLITTISDPFADALGKKHGKEKTITVENGFDGTDLASLPAGPFFPQDGKLRIVHTGSIYMGKRDPTPLLRAIRLVADENPALLERLEVLFYGQRNADLALKIEQFGVDRWVRLAGFISRTESLVAQRDADFLLFLPWSDASVEGVLTGKLFEYLYSKTPIISAGTCPLDSAEKRILALNAGEVVKGEAALAAFLTRSLKKEKIPKVELGDEALKRFSRKEIACTLLSIISRKMKEKS, from the coding sequence ATGCGTATTTTAATCATCAGCACCTTCTTTCCTCCGCAAAACTCCATCGCCTCCCTAAGACCCTATTCATTCGCCAAATTTTGGAGCGAAAGGGGCCATCAAGTGGAGGTTCTCACCACTGAAAAGATCAATGAACCCAAACCGCTCGATTACCCTCTCGATTTTGCCACTCTAATTGAAGCGCCTTTACCTGTTTTTTTTAACCGGTGGAAAAGGAACTATCACGACGGAATTACCGCTCCTTCCACCCCTTCTCGCGGCCTGAAATCGTTTTTGAAGAAGGGGATTGATTATCTCCGGTTTCAAAAAGGGGTCATGAACGCTTGTCGGATGCCGGATATCGCTGATCTATGGGCTATTAAAGCTTATCCTTTAGTGAAAAGGAGGGAAACCTACGACGTGGTGCTTTCGTCTTGCGGGCCCTATGCGACTCACCTGATTGCCTGGCGGTTAAAGAGGGCAGGGGCTGCGAGGTTCTGGGTTGCCGATTACAGAGACACCTGGAGCGATAACTACATCTATCCGGGTGTTTTTCCCTTCAGCAAGGTAGAGCAGGTTCTTGAGAGAAAAATGCTGCTTGATGCTGACCTTATCACCACCATCAGCGATCCTTTTGCCGACGCACTTGGCAAAAAGCACGGTAAAGAGAAGACGATTACGGTCGAAAACGGCTTTGACGGGACTGATTTGGCCAGCTTGCCGGCAGGTCCTTTCTTCCCTCAAGATGGCAAGCTCCGGATTGTGCACACCGGCTCGATTTACATGGGTAAAAGAGACCCCACCCCCCTTTTAAGAGCGATTCGCCTTGTGGCAGATGAAAACCCCGCTCTTTTAGAGAGGCTGGAAGTGCTGTTTTACGGCCAGCGAAATGCCGATCTCGCTCTCAAAATTGAGCAGTTTGGCGTGGACCGCTGGGTGCGTCTTGCGGGGTTCATCAGTAGGACAGAATCGCTAGTCGCTCAGCGTGACGCGGACTTTCTGCTCTTTCTTCCCTGGAGCGACGCTTCGGTGGAAGGGGTGCTTACGGGGAAGCTTTTTGAGTATCTCTACTCCAAAACGCCCATTATTTCTGCCGGAACCTGTCCCTTAGATTCTGCCGAGAAGAGGATACTTGCTCTGAATGCCGGGGAGGTCGTAAAAGGGGAGGCCGCCCTGGCCGCATTTTTAACCCGATCTCTTAAGAAGGAGAAAATTCCTAAAGTCGAGCTCGGCGATGAGGCCCTTAAGCGCTTTTCAAGAAAAGAGATCGCCTGTACATTGCTCTCTATCATATCCCGGAAAATGAAGGAAAAGTCATGA
- a CDS encoding DMT family protein, translated as MTTIILLTLSNIFMTFAWYGHLKYRSTPLLIAVLASWGIAFFEYCFQVPANRIGSYEFTTAQLKTMQEIITLVVFCFFSYFYLHEPLKVNHLIGFVFIVLAAFFIFKS; from the coding sequence GTGACAACGATTATTTTGTTAACCTTGTCAAATATCTTCATGACTTTTGCATGGTATGGCCATCTTAAATACCGCAGCACTCCCCTCTTGATTGCTGTTTTAGCCAGCTGGGGAATCGCATTTTTCGAATACTGTTTTCAGGTTCCGGCCAACCGCATTGGAAGCTACGAGTTCACTACCGCCCAGCTGAAAACTATGCAAGAGATCATCACACTGGTCGTTTTTTGTTTTTTTTCCTATTTTTACCTGCACGAGCCTCTTAAGGTCAATCATTTGATCGGCTTTGTCTTCATCGTTCTGGCTGCTTTTTTCATATTCAAATCGTGA
- a CDS encoding Gfo/Idh/MocA family oxidoreductase, which yields MNENLKPSLALIGGGRWGKNLLRNFHSLGVLHTLCDANEKLLDSYQSQYPGVRMTASLHSVMHDPAIDKVAIAAPALMHFQIAKEALMCGKDVFVEKPICMNVQEGEELIRLAQERGKILMVGHILQYHPAIHKLEEMVGRGELGKLQYIASNRLNLGAFRTEENALWNFAPHDISVILSLAGNRLPEEVRCTGGNYISQGVADTTMTTMTFDQELKAHIYVSWLHPFKEQKLVVIGSHGMAVFDDTKPIDEKLAVFRNYVRWSQGSIPEVNSSQPEFIPLALGEPLKAECQHFLNCCQERISPKTDGIEGLRVLKVLEAAQLSLESSGEKFHPKKLPVFSFAKPSYFAHESACVDDTATVGHDTKIWHFSHIMKGATIGDRCSIGQNVVVSPAVSIGSGVKIQNNVSIYTGVTVEEDVFIGPSAVFTNVINPRSPIPRKNEFKPTVIKQGATIGANSTIICGITIGRFSFVGAGAVVTKDVPPYALVVGNPAKQTGWMSRAGYKLPLPLKTPQGETLSAKCPGTGEEYLLEGALLRERENAPKEEMVHAR from the coding sequence ATGAACGAAAATCTAAAACCCTCTCTCGCATTGATCGGTGGCGGTCGCTGGGGAAAAAACCTGCTCCGCAATTTCCACTCACTTGGCGTCCTCCACACACTCTGCGACGCCAACGAAAAATTGCTAGACTCCTATCAGTCTCAATATCCGGGAGTGCGCATGACGGCAAGTCTTCATTCTGTCATGCACGATCCGGCTATCGACAAGGTTGCCATAGCAGCCCCAGCCCTCATGCACTTCCAGATCGCCAAAGAGGCGCTCATGTGCGGAAAAGATGTTTTTGTCGAAAAACCGATCTGCATGAATGTCCAGGAAGGAGAGGAGCTCATCAGGTTGGCTCAGGAGAGAGGTAAAATCCTCATGGTGGGCCATATCCTCCAATATCATCCCGCGATCCACAAGTTGGAAGAGATGGTCGGAAGAGGCGAGCTCGGTAAACTGCAGTACATAGCGTCCAACAGACTCAACCTCGGCGCTTTCCGCACAGAGGAGAATGCTCTGTGGAATTTTGCCCCCCACGACATTTCTGTCATTTTGTCCCTTGCCGGCAACAGACTGCCCGAAGAGGTGCGCTGCACCGGAGGCAATTATATATCCCAAGGCGTTGCCGATACGACGATGACGACCATGACCTTCGACCAAGAACTCAAAGCCCATATCTATGTCAGCTGGCTCCATCCATTTAAAGAGCAAAAGCTGGTTGTGATAGGATCCCACGGCATGGCAGTCTTCGACGATACAAAACCCATTGATGAAAAGCTGGCAGTGTTCCGCAACTATGTCCGCTGGAGCCAGGGGTCCATTCCGGAAGTGAACTCTTCCCAGCCCGAGTTTATCCCCTTAGCCTTAGGAGAGCCTCTTAAGGCCGAATGCCAGCACTTCCTAAATTGCTGCCAAGAGAGAATTTCCCCAAAAACAGATGGTATCGAAGGACTTAGAGTTTTGAAGGTGTTGGAAGCCGCCCAACTTTCGCTGGAATCTTCCGGAGAGAAATTTCATCCCAAAAAACTGCCTGTCTTCTCTTTTGCCAAACCTTCGTATTTCGCCCATGAAAGCGCATGCGTTGATGATACAGCCACAGTCGGCCACGACACCAAAATATGGCACTTCAGTCATATCATGAAAGGTGCAACGATCGGCGACCGCTGCTCGATCGGACAAAACGTCGTCGTCAGCCCGGCGGTATCGATCGGCTCGGGAGTCAAAATCCAAAATAACGTCAGTATCTATACAGGCGTCACAGTTGAAGAGGACGTATTCATTGGGCCGAGTGCGGTCTTCACCAACGTCATCAACCCAAGAAGCCCCATTCCAAGAAAAAATGAGTTCAAGCCGACAGTGATTAAACAAGGGGCGACGATCGGAGCTAACAGCACCATTATATGCGGAATCACTATCGGGCGCTTCTCATTCGTGGGAGCCGGAGCGGTCGTCACAAAAGATGTTCCCCCTTACGCCCTCGTGGTGGGAAACCCGGCAAAACAGACAGGATGGATGAGCCGCGCCGGCTACAAACTCCCCCTCCCTCTTAAAACGCCTCAAGGTGAGACCCTCTCAGCTAAATGTCCCGGCACCGGCGAAGAGTATCTACTGGAAGGCGCACTATTAAGAGAGCGAGAAAATGCACCTAAGGAAGAAATGGTTCATGCGCGCTAG
- a CDS encoding nucleotide sugar dehydrogenase: MPLTIDNIKQRKARIGIIGLGYVGLPLALTFSEEKFQVIGFDIDKKKVHSINQKQSYIKHINHGRLARFVGDGSFQATDDFSRIQECDAVIICVPTPLDHHLEPDLQYIKTTTETIAPHLKPGTLVSLESTTWPGTTEEIVRPILESKSSLKVGKDLYLCFSPEREDPGNKNYSTKSIPKLVGAVDEESLSLSVALYSQAIEHVVPVSSTQVAELAKLFENIFRSVNIALVNELKVICEPMQIDVFEVIRAAGTKPFGFMPFWPGPGLGGHCIPIDPFYLTWKAKEFGIRTRFIELAGEINRSMPKYVVSKVQDCLNFYCKPLKGSKILVLGLSYKADVDDMRESPSLELIRLLESKGARCEYHDPYIPSIGANREYKELEGRTSQELSRDYDCFLLSTAHSVFPKEEILSLSVPIVDTRNFFPQHKLVHPA; this comes from the coding sequence ATGCCGCTTACAATCGACAACATCAAACAAAGAAAAGCCCGCATCGGGATTATCGGCCTCGGCTATGTCGGCCTTCCCCTTGCACTCACCTTTTCCGAAGAAAAATTTCAGGTGATCGGCTTTGATATCGACAAAAAGAAAGTCCACTCCATCAATCAAAAACAGAGCTACATCAAGCACATCAATCACGGCAGGCTAGCCCGATTCGTCGGGGACGGTTCCTTCCAGGCAACCGATGATTTTTCAAGAATCCAAGAGTGCGATGCTGTCATCATCTGCGTTCCGACCCCCTTGGACCATCACTTAGAACCCGATCTTCAATACATCAAGACAACGACCGAAACAATTGCCCCCCATCTGAAACCCGGAACTTTGGTCTCTTTAGAGAGCACCACCTGGCCCGGCACCACAGAAGAGATCGTCAGGCCAATCCTTGAATCAAAAAGCTCTCTGAAAGTGGGCAAAGACCTGTACCTCTGTTTCAGCCCCGAGCGTGAAGACCCCGGCAACAAAAATTATTCCACCAAGAGCATCCCCAAGCTTGTCGGCGCTGTCGACGAGGAGAGCCTGTCTCTCTCCGTTGCTCTCTACTCCCAGGCTATCGAACATGTCGTCCCTGTCTCTTCCACGCAAGTTGCCGAGCTAGCCAAGCTTTTTGAAAATATATTCCGCAGCGTCAACATCGCCTTGGTCAACGAGCTTAAAGTCATCTGCGAACCCATGCAAATCGATGTCTTTGAAGTCATCCGTGCAGCGGGAACCAAACCTTTCGGATTTATGCCCTTCTGGCCCGGCCCCGGGCTTGGCGGACACTGCATCCCGATCGACCCTTTCTACCTGACGTGGAAAGCCAAGGAGTTTGGCATCCGTACCCGTTTCATTGAGCTTGCAGGAGAGATCAACCGCTCCATGCCGAAATATGTGGTCTCTAAAGTGCAAGATTGCCTGAACTTCTACTGCAAGCCTCTGAAGGGATCCAAAATTTTAGTGCTAGGCCTCTCCTATAAGGCCGATGTCGATGACATGAGGGAAAGCCCCAGCCTTGAGCTCATCAGGCTTTTGGAGAGCAAGGGCGCCCGTTGCGAATACCACGACCCGTATATCCCTTCGATCGGAGCCAACCGCGAGTATAAAGAGCTCGAAGGAAGGACAAGCCAGGAGCTCTCAAGGGATTATGACTGTTTCTTGTTGTCGACCGCCCACAGCGTTTTTCCCAAAGAAGAAATTCTCTCACTCAGCGTACCCATCGTCGATACCCGCAATTTTTTTCCCCAGCATAAGCTCGTTCATCCGGCTTGA
- the wecB gene encoding non-hydrolyzing UDP-N-acetylglucosamine 2-epimerase: protein MRASKIKIATIVGARPQFIKAAMTSLAIEKMKAALPLEEVIIHTGQHFDKNMSDIFFEELSIKKPDYNLGVGGLSASKMTGRMIEALEEPLLIEKPDLVLVFGDTNSTLAGALTASKLLIPCAHVEAGLRSFNRSMPEEINRVAVDHLAEWLFAPTEASLRQLKNEGIDDKRLFLTGDIMADALYHYEKKADEQSSVMTTLGLKKKNYILATVHRQENTDNQSILEEIMEGLASLSSEMEVIMPIHPRSLKLLTQYGLIDSLQRKIRFVNPVGYLDMLALQKNAIAIATDSGGVQKEAYLLKTPCFTLRTETEWVELIKEGFNELVPLSREAIPIAIRRGIGKERDWSKNLYGDGKAAGKIIEILSAKKS from the coding sequence ATGCGCGCTAGCAAAATCAAAATCGCTACCATTGTCGGAGCAAGGCCGCAATTTATCAAAGCAGCCATGACAAGCTTGGCGATTGAGAAAATGAAGGCCGCTCTGCCGTTGGAAGAGGTCATCATCCACACCGGGCAGCATTTTGACAAAAATATGTCGGACATCTTTTTCGAAGAGCTTTCGATCAAAAAGCCGGACTATAACTTGGGCGTTGGAGGACTTTCCGCAAGCAAGATGACGGGACGCATGATCGAAGCGCTCGAAGAACCCCTTCTCATTGAAAAGCCGGACCTTGTGCTGGTCTTCGGAGACACCAATTCGACTCTGGCCGGAGCTTTGACCGCTTCAAAGCTTTTGATTCCTTGCGCCCACGTCGAGGCAGGACTGCGGTCTTTCAACCGCTCCATGCCCGAAGAGATCAACAGGGTTGCTGTCGACCATCTTGCGGAATGGCTTTTCGCACCGACAGAGGCTTCCCTAAGACAGCTTAAAAATGAAGGGATCGATGACAAGCGGCTTTTTCTGACCGGAGATATTATGGCCGATGCTTTGTATCACTATGAAAAGAAGGCCGACGAGCAATCTTCTGTCATGACCACTTTGGGGCTGAAAAAGAAAAACTACATCCTAGCCACCGTCCATCGCCAGGAAAACACCGACAATCAATCCATCCTTGAAGAAATCATGGAGGGCCTCGCCTCACTTTCTTCGGAGATGGAGGTTATCATGCCGATCCATCCAAGATCACTGAAGCTGCTCACCCAATATGGGCTGATCGATTCTCTACAAAGAAAAATCCGCTTCGTCAATCCGGTTGGCTACCTCGACATGCTGGCACTGCAAAAAAATGCCATCGCCATCGCCACTGACTCCGGAGGCGTGCAAAAAGAGGCGTACCTGCTCAAAACGCCCTGTTTCACCCTGCGCACCGAAACTGAGTGGGTTGAGCTTATCAAGGAGGGGTTCAATGAACTCGTGCCGCTGTCAAGGGAAGCAATTCCGATAGCGATCAGGAGAGGGATCGGCAAAGAGAGAGACTGGTCGAAGAACCTCTACGGTGATGGAAAGGCAGCCGGGAAAATCATAGAGATTCTCTCTGCAAAAAAATCTTAA
- a CDS encoding NAD(P)H-hydrate dehydratase, which yields MKVATSKEMAHLESLSYERGFKEDEFMHRAGVGVADLAVKFSAEWRTVKQILILAGRGNNAGDAYVAGKVLLQKGFKVSAWLDRNAKESPLCQKNRESFTSAGGQLIDARVCKEPDFDEGIIIDAIFGTGLNRAPEEPYASMIAWANRSRCPILSVDIPSGLSGDTGEVFGEAVRAKATAALGLAKLGFFLKRGWDHVGEIHLVDFGLPKDVTDSFVTPFTLYEREKSLEALPFVRRGRHKYEAGAVFGFAGSPGMPGAAILASLASLRTGAGIVRLYHPQEMATELAASPYELIKVAYSENPLEVLEAGLKRADSAFIGPGIGRSQKTGEIIQYLMGIINCPAVIDADALYALAMTDFSFTTPVVLTPHLGEMNRLLHSHATEVSVDFLKQCSDYAMRKNAVVVLKGGPSFIISPAGKIWINTTGDPGMATAGSGDVLSGMIAALMAAGLPPLQSALAGVCIHGWAGEIASKELSPYFMLASDIIERFSSIFLLKKDG from the coding sequence ATGAAAGTAGCGACTTCAAAAGAGATGGCACACCTGGAATCTTTGAGCTATGAACGAGGGTTCAAAGAGGATGAGTTCATGCATCGTGCCGGAGTCGGCGTGGCGGATTTGGCAGTCAAATTTTCTGCTGAATGGAGAACGGTAAAACAAATTCTTATCTTAGCAGGCAGAGGAAACAATGCCGGAGACGCCTATGTCGCCGGAAAAGTCCTTTTGCAAAAGGGATTTAAAGTGTCGGCGTGGCTTGATCGGAATGCCAAAGAGTCACCTCTCTGTCAAAAGAACAGGGAATCCTTTACCTCGGCCGGAGGTCAACTGATTGACGCCAGGGTTTGCAAGGAGCCTGATTTTGATGAAGGAATAATTATCGATGCCATTTTTGGCACCGGTTTAAATAGGGCTCCTGAAGAGCCTTACGCATCGATGATCGCTTGGGCAAATAGATCCCGTTGCCCGATTCTCTCTGTAGACATCCCTTCAGGGCTTTCAGGGGATACGGGGGAAGTGTTTGGCGAGGCGGTGAGAGCAAAAGCGACGGCGGCTCTTGGTCTTGCCAAGTTAGGCTTTTTTCTTAAAAGAGGCTGGGATCATGTAGGAGAGATCCATCTAGTGGATTTCGGCCTGCCGAAGGATGTAACGGACAGTTTCGTAACTCCCTTCACCCTTTATGAGAGAGAAAAAAGCTTGGAAGCCCTACCTTTCGTGCGCAGAGGAAGGCACAAGTATGAAGCCGGTGCTGTTTTTGGGTTTGCCGGATCGCCCGGTATGCCGGGAGCGGCAATTTTAGCGTCGCTTGCCTCGTTGAGAACCGGAGCGGGAATCGTCCGCCTCTACCATCCCCAAGAGATGGCGACGGAGCTCGCGGCGAGTCCTTATGAGTTGATTAAAGTTGCATATTCCGAGAATCCTCTGGAAGTTCTTGAAGCAGGCCTTAAGCGTGCCGACAGCGCCTTTATCGGTCCCGGAATAGGCAGGAGCCAAAAGACCGGTGAGATTATTCAGTATCTGATGGGGATTATTAATTGCCCCGCCGTTATCGATGCCGATGCGCTTTACGCTCTTGCCATGACAGATTTTTCGTTTACCACTCCCGTCGTTCTAACGCCTCACTTGGGAGAGATGAACCGACTTTTACATTCTCATGCAACGGAAGTGTCGGTTGACTTTCTCAAACAGTGCTCAGACTATGCCATGAGAAAAAATGCCGTCGTGGTGCTGAAGGGGGGGCCGAGCTTTATCATCAGTCCCGCAGGAAAAATCTGGATCAATACGACCGGAGATCCGGGAATGGCGACAGCCGGCAGCGGCGATGTGCTCTCGGGTATGATTGCCGCCTTGATGGCAGCCGGACTTCCTCCGCTTCAGTCGGCTCTTGCAGGTGTTTGCATTCACGGTTGGGCGGGAGAAATAGCTTCAAAGGAGCTGTCGCCCTATTTTATGCTGGCCAGCGATATCATAGAACGCTTCTCTTCCATTTTTCTGTTGAAGAAGGATGGTTGA